The following are encoded together in the Micromonospora lupini genome:
- a CDS encoding ATP-binding cassette domain-containing protein, producing the protein MTTFDVTAEGLGKRYGPTRALDAFDLTVPSGTVHGLLGPNGAGKTTAVRILTTLLRFDAGQATVAGFDVRRQPDEVRGRIALTGQYAAVDETLSGRQNLELFGRLFRLSRRAARQRADELLERFGLDEAASRSAGEYSGGMRRRLDLAASLIRTPRVLFLDEPTTGLDPRSRNQVWDLVRGLVADGTTVLLTTQYLEEADQLADRISVIDAGRVVAEGSPDELKAMTGGDRIEVVVRDAADLTRAARIVASICAAQPERDPEVRRLSVAVADRVAGLVDVVRALDDAEIAVEDIGLRRATLDEAFLHLTGHRPDEAREPVGVGGKADVA; encoded by the coding sequence ATGACGACATTCGACGTGACAGCCGAAGGACTGGGCAAGCGGTACGGCCCCACCAGGGCACTTGACGCCTTCGACCTGACCGTACCGAGCGGCACGGTGCACGGACTGCTGGGGCCGAACGGGGCCGGGAAGACGACTGCCGTACGGATCCTCACCACGCTGCTGCGCTTCGACGCCGGCCAAGCCACCGTGGCCGGGTTCGACGTGCGGCGTCAGCCGGACGAGGTGCGGGGCCGAATCGCGTTGACCGGCCAGTACGCGGCGGTCGACGAAACCCTCAGTGGGCGGCAGAACCTGGAGTTGTTCGGCAGGCTGTTCCGTCTGAGCCGACGGGCGGCCCGCCAACGCGCCGACGAACTGCTGGAACGGTTCGGGCTCGACGAGGCGGCGAGTCGGTCGGCAGGCGAGTACTCGGGTGGGATGCGCCGCCGGCTGGACCTCGCGGCCAGCCTGATCCGTACACCGCGGGTCCTCTTCCTCGACGAGCCGACCACCGGCCTGGACCCGCGTAGCCGCAACCAGGTGTGGGACCTGGTCCGTGGCCTGGTCGCGGACGGGACCACAGTCCTCCTCACCACCCAGTACCTGGAGGAGGCCGATCAACTCGCCGACCGGATCTCGGTGATCGACGCCGGTCGGGTGGTGGCCGAGGGCTCGCCGGACGAGCTGAAGGCGATGACCGGCGGCGACCGGATCGAGGTGGTGGTGCGCGACGCGGCCGACCTGACCCGGGCTGCCCGCATCGTCGCGTCGATCTGTGCCGCGCAGCCGGAGCGCGATCCGGAGGTGCGGCGGCTCAGCGTGGCGGTGGCCGACCGGGTCGCCGGGCTTGTCGACGTGGTGCGGGCGTTGGACGACGCCGAGATCGCGGTGGAGGACATCGGCCTGCGACGCGCGACGTTGGACGAGGCGTTCCTGCATCTGACCGGGCACCGACCGGACGAGGCCCGCGAGCCCGTCGGCGTTGGAGGAAAGGCGGACGTGGCATGA
- a CDS encoding FAD-dependent oxidoreductase: MALSRVVGRLIGVRQHQVDPGGGGADRVPGPVAAVVVGGGIAGMSAAVVLAERGVAVTVLEAAPTLGGRLGAWPEALGDGEQQNEHGFHAFFRQYYNWRSILRRVEPDLGFLKPIPGYPILSAKWPTEEFGKLPPAPPANLLALLLRSPSLRLADLRSMDRDAALPLLTYDPVRTYAELDDTTADELLASLRLPDRARAMLFEVFSHSFFNHEAEMSAAEMVAQFHFYLLGNPEGLAFDCPDEDYATAIWQPLTRHVEKHGGRVVTSSAATGVHRDGEGWRVTTTDGGSHQAAHVVLAVDPPALAALVAASPDLVGQAPELAARMPRFGTPGPPYAVARYWCDGDVAADRAVFSGVSRQPTLDSVTLYHRLENESRRWARQTGGSVVELHAYACEPGVPADELAERMRRELVTLWPEAAALRVRELRARVEAQAPAFTPGSHAWRPGVRTEAPGVYLAGDGIATDFPSALMERSAATGIIAANHILRAEGAAAEPVRSIRPRGLLAGRGTPNRQKPT; encoded by the coding sequence GTGGCGCTGTCGCGTGTGGTGGGTCGGCTCATCGGCGTACGTCAGCACCAGGTGGACCCGGGCGGAGGTGGCGCCGACCGCGTGCCGGGACCGGTCGCGGCGGTGGTGGTCGGTGGCGGAATCGCCGGCATGTCGGCGGCTGTCGTGCTGGCCGAGCGGGGCGTGGCGGTGACGGTGCTGGAGGCGGCGCCCACGCTCGGCGGGCGGCTCGGCGCATGGCCCGAGGCGCTCGGCGACGGCGAGCAGCAGAACGAGCACGGGTTCCACGCGTTCTTCCGGCAGTACTACAACTGGCGGTCCATCCTTCGTCGCGTCGAGCCCGACCTGGGCTTTCTCAAGCCGATTCCGGGCTACCCGATCCTCAGCGCCAAGTGGCCGACCGAGGAGTTCGGCAAGCTGCCGCCCGCGCCGCCGGCGAACCTGCTGGCGCTGCTGCTGCGCAGCCCGAGCCTGCGCCTGGCCGATCTGCGGTCGATGGACCGGGACGCGGCGTTGCCGCTGCTCACCTACGACCCGGTCCGCACCTACGCGGAGTTGGACGACACGACCGCCGACGAGCTGCTGGCCTCGCTGCGGCTGCCGGACCGGGCGCGGGCGATGCTGTTCGAGGTCTTCTCGCACTCGTTCTTCAACCACGAGGCGGAGATGTCGGCCGCCGAGATGGTCGCCCAGTTCCACTTCTACCTGCTCGGCAATCCGGAGGGGCTGGCCTTCGACTGCCCCGACGAGGACTATGCGACGGCGATCTGGCAGCCGCTGACGAGGCACGTGGAGAAGCACGGCGGTCGGGTGGTCACCAGCAGCGCCGCCACGGGGGTGCACCGCGACGGCGAGGGTTGGCGGGTGACGACCACCGACGGCGGTAGCCACCAGGCGGCCCACGTGGTGCTCGCGGTGGATCCGCCGGCCCTGGCCGCGCTGGTGGCGGCCTCCCCCGACCTGGTCGGGCAGGCACCGGAGCTGGCGGCGCGGATGCCCCGCTTCGGCACGCCCGGCCCGCCGTACGCGGTGGCGCGGTACTGGTGCGACGGGGACGTCGCGGCCGACCGGGCCGTGTTCAGCGGGGTGTCGCGGCAGCCCACTCTGGACTCGGTGACGCTCTACCACCGGCTGGAGAACGAGTCACGTCGCTGGGCGCGACAGACCGGTGGTTCGGTCGTCGAGCTGCACGCGTACGCCTGTGAGCCCGGCGTGCCGGCCGACGAGCTGGCCGAGCGGATGCGCCGTGAGCTGGTAACGCTCTGGCCGGAGGCGGCGGCCCTACGGGTCCGGGAGCTGCGCGCCCGGGTGGAGGCGCAGGCGCCGGCGTTCACGCCGGGCAGCCACGCCTGGCGTCCGGGGGTCCGCACCGAGGCGCCCGGTGTCTATCTGGCCGGCGACGGCATCGCCACGGACTTCCCGAGCGCCCTGATGGAACGCTCCGCCGCCACCGGGATCATCGCGGCGAACCACATCCTGCGCGCGGAGGGCGCCGCGGCCGAGCCGGTGCGCTCGATCCGGCCCCGGGGCCTGCTGGCCGGGCGGGGCACCCCAAACCGACAAAAACCAACATAA
- a CDS encoding serine/threonine-protein kinase, giving the protein MQRDRLLAGRYRLLERLGSGGMSAVHRAYDEVLERDVAVKVLVASDTNARQRIRAEAKAAARLSHPHVTSVYDFGESTVDGVQVPFVVLELLNGVTLEQRLAAGPLPPRAGLRVCAEVAAALEAAHAQGLVHRDVKPSNVMLTPTGAKVLDFGIAAAAGDPEIDFEGRLLGTPAYLAPERLAAGEVLPACDLYALGLLLHRTLTGRLPWATETQTGMLRAHVHVEPDPLPEIDGVPPEIHRLYRWCLARDPADRPPAAEAARILLAAATGPVTARAATAAATAPAATGPVTAPAATAAATARAATGPATAGAAAAPVGLGEPVLDASAAAPDVGRHLTPVPPSPSPTSVAEVDDASTEPGAGVTAGPTDDPRRRSRRRHLVVLAVGGAVIAAVAVAGSLGDYATRQHDGTNPRTGIGTGGTTTVGLPQTVAQPEPSVDQPPAGPSVRTTPAAPRTSPSAGSGGRSTSAPTQPGPRPTPTDPPVITVQAVGGTVTVRCLGGSAELLTVTPAPGYRAAPYDPGPAKQVQVELTSAEHSSEIRTHCAGGRPKPKVKERGV; this is encoded by the coding sequence GTGCAGCGTGATCGGTTGCTTGCGGGTCGCTACCGGCTCCTGGAGCGCCTCGGCAGCGGCGGCATGTCCGCGGTCCACCGCGCGTACGACGAGGTGCTGGAACGGGACGTGGCGGTGAAGGTGCTCGTCGCCTCGGACACCAACGCCCGACAGCGGATCCGAGCCGAGGCCAAGGCGGCAGCCCGGTTGTCGCACCCGCACGTCACAAGCGTCTACGACTTCGGTGAGTCGACGGTCGACGGCGTCCAGGTCCCGTTCGTGGTGTTGGAACTGCTCAACGGCGTCACCCTCGAACAACGACTGGCCGCCGGGCCGCTGCCGCCCCGGGCCGGGCTGCGGGTCTGCGCGGAGGTGGCGGCGGCACTCGAAGCCGCACACGCCCAGGGATTGGTGCACCGCGACGTCAAGCCGAGCAACGTGATGCTTACCCCCACCGGCGCGAAGGTGCTCGACTTCGGCATCGCGGCCGCCGCCGGCGACCCGGAGATCGACTTTGAGGGGCGGCTACTCGGCACGCCTGCCTATCTCGCCCCGGAGCGGCTGGCGGCCGGCGAGGTACTGCCGGCCTGCGACCTGTACGCCCTCGGCCTGCTCCTGCACCGGACGCTCACCGGCCGGCTGCCCTGGGCCACCGAGACGCAGACCGGGATGCTCCGCGCCCACGTCCACGTCGAACCGGACCCGTTGCCCGAGATCGACGGGGTTCCGCCCGAGATCCACAGGCTCTACCGCTGGTGCCTGGCCCGCGATCCCGCCGACCGGCCCCCGGCCGCCGAGGCGGCCCGCATCCTGCTCGCCGCCGCCACCGGGCCGGTCACGGCGCGTGCCGCCACCGCTGCGGCCACGGCGCCTGCCGCCACCGGGCCGGTCACGGCGCCTGCCGCCACCGCTGCGGCCACGGCGCGTGCCGCCACCGGGCCGGCCACGGCTGGCGCAGCCGCCGCTCCGGTTGGGCTGGGTGAGCCGGTCCTGGACGCGAGCGCTGCCGCGCCTGACGTCGGCCGGCACCTCACGCCTGTGCCACCCAGCCCGTCCCCAACAAGCGTGGCCGAGGTCGACGACGCGTCGACCGAGCCGGGCGCCGGTGTGACCGCCGGCCCGACCGACGACCCGCGGCGACGGTCCCGGCGTCGGCACCTGGTGGTCCTGGCGGTCGGTGGCGCGGTGATCGCCGCGGTGGCGGTGGCCGGGTCGCTCGGTGACTACGCCACGCGGCAGCACGACGGGACCAACCCACGAACCGGAATCGGCACGGGTGGCACCACCACTGTGGGACTGCCGCAGACCGTCGCACAGCCCGAGCCGTCAGTCGACCAGCCGCCGGCCGGTCCGTCGGTCCGGACCACCCCGGCCGCCCCCCGGACAAGCCCATCGGCGGGTTCGGGCGGAAGGTCCACGTCGGCACCGACCCAGCCCGGGCCGAGGCCGACTCCCACCGATCCTCCCGTGATCACGGTGCAGGCCGTGGGCGGGACGGTCACCGTCCGCTGCCTCGGGGGATCGGCCGAACTGCTCACGGTGACGCCCGCGCCGGGCTATCGGGCGGCGCCCTACGACCCGGGCCCGGCGAAGCAGGTCCAGGTCGAGCTGACCTCGGCCGAGCACAGCAGCGAGATCCGTACGCACTGCGCGGGCGGTCGCCCGAAGCCGAAGGTCAAGGAACGCGGCGTCTGA
- a CDS encoding HNH endonuclease, translating into MDAVLVVNADLGPLHRVTVQHAVRMLCRRVAEIHEAEPDQVIGVFPLPRVVRLVRYVVTRWRFNSGPAWSRAGVLRRDERCCAYCGGAASTIDHILPRSRGGRNTWRNTTAACYGCNQRKGDRTPAEAGMPLRREPVSPGWASLAGR; encoded by the coding sequence GTGGACGCCGTCCTCGTCGTCAACGCCGACCTCGGCCCGTTGCACCGGGTCACCGTTCAGCACGCCGTCCGGATGCTCTGCCGCCGGGTGGCCGAGATCCACGAGGCGGAGCCCGACCAGGTGATCGGTGTCTTCCCGCTGCCCCGGGTGGTGCGACTGGTCCGCTACGTGGTCACCAGGTGGCGGTTCAACTCCGGGCCGGCCTGGTCGCGGGCCGGGGTGCTGCGCCGCGACGAGCGCTGTTGCGCGTACTGCGGGGGAGCCGCATCGACAATCGACCACATCCTGCCGCGCTCGCGGGGAGGCCGGAACACCTGGCGAAACACGACCGCCGCCTGCTACGGCTGCAACCAGCGCAAGGGCGACCGCACCCCGGCGGAGGCGGGCATGCCGCTGCGCCGGGAGCCGGTGAGCCCGGGCTGGGCGTCGCTGGCCGGGCGGTGA
- a CDS encoding enoyl-CoA hydratase/isomerase family protein, with product MAGAELTVAVAGPVATVVIHNPARRNAMTAAMWRQLPELLDRLEPDPDVRALVLTGAGDAFCAGADLGDLAELLDAGDASIAVAAEERLAGFAKPTVAAIRGACVGGGAQLAVACDLRIASDDARFGVPPARLGLIYPAPTTRRLARLVGPSAAKHLLFTAELIDADRALRIGLVDEVLPGDRLAARVDDLTATIAQRSALSVAAAKEIVDDRAGPARIAWWHRKVRDSGEAREGVAAMAERRSPRFAWRPPSDS from the coding sequence GTGGCGGGTGCGGAGTTGACTGTTGCGGTGGCCGGGCCGGTGGCGACAGTGGTCATCCACAACCCGGCGCGTCGCAACGCGATGACGGCGGCGATGTGGCGCCAGCTTCCCGAGCTGCTCGACCGGCTGGAGCCCGACCCCGACGTACGTGCCCTGGTGCTCACCGGCGCGGGCGACGCCTTCTGCGCCGGCGCCGACCTCGGCGACCTGGCCGAGCTGCTGGACGCCGGCGACGCCAGCATCGCCGTGGCCGCCGAGGAGCGGCTGGCCGGCTTCGCCAAGCCGACAGTCGCGGCGATCCGGGGCGCCTGCGTCGGGGGTGGCGCTCAGCTCGCCGTCGCCTGTGACCTGCGGATCGCCTCGGATGACGCCCGCTTCGGCGTACCCCCGGCTCGGCTCGGGCTGATCTACCCGGCGCCAACCACCCGCCGGTTGGCCCGGCTGGTCGGCCCGTCGGCGGCGAAGCACCTGCTGTTCACCGCCGAGCTGATCGACGCCGACCGCGCCCTGCGGATCGGCCTGGTCGACGAGGTGCTGCCGGGCGACCGGCTCGCCGCGCGGGTGGACGACCTCACGGCCACGATCGCGCAGCGGTCCGCGCTGAGCGTCGCCGCCGCCAAGGAGATCGTCGACGACCGGGCCGGCCCGGCGCGGATCGCCTGGTGGCACCGGAAGGTGAGGGACAGCGGCGAGGCCCGCGAGGGCGTGGCGGCCATGGCGGAGCGCCGGTCACCCCGGTTCGCCTGGCGGCCGCCTTCCGACAGCTGA
- a CDS encoding MSMEG_6728 family protein has protein sequence MQTFLPYPDFLASARVLDQKRLGKQRVEAIQVLRGLTRPGYGWRNHPAVKMWAGYEEALTRYGLDMCAVWTEPGRADTCATTLTVDLAAACGAGVVRTQDELAQAGDLPPWLGRDDLHLSHRSSLLRKDPTHYRPIFGDDVPEDLEYVWPASDRERRCLP, from the coding sequence ATGCAGACCTTCCTGCCGTACCCGGACTTTCTGGCCAGCGCGCGTGTGCTGGACCAGAAGCGGCTGGGCAAGCAGCGGGTGGAGGCCATCCAGGTGCTGCGCGGCCTGACCCGGCCCGGGTACGGGTGGCGCAACCATCCGGCGGTGAAGATGTGGGCCGGGTACGAGGAGGCGCTCACCCGCTACGGGCTGGACATGTGCGCCGTCTGGACCGAGCCGGGACGGGCCGACACCTGCGCCACCACGCTTACCGTCGACCTCGCCGCCGCCTGCGGGGCCGGCGTCGTACGCACCCAGGACGAGCTGGCACAGGCCGGTGACCTGCCGCCCTGGCTCGGCCGCGACGACCTGCACCTGAGCCACCGCTCGTCGCTGCTGCGCAAGGACCCGACGCACTACCGACCGATCTTCGGCGACGACGTCCCGGAGGACCTGGAGTACGTCTGGCCCGCGTCCGACCGCGAGCGCCGCTGCCTGCCGTAG
- a CDS encoding BTAD domain-containing putative transcriptional regulator gives MRFRVLGPTQVLLADGREIAVGGPRLRALLALLLLDAGRVVSAERLIDGLYGEHPPRGAANALQSLVSRLRQALPAEHTPVEFHPAGYRLAVDPEDVDAYRFERLAEAGRRALAGADWPRASTVLHEALELWRGPALADVIDVAGVPARAARLDELRLAATEDRIEAELALGGHAELVAELRQLVVAHPLRERPRGHLMRALSAQGRTAEALAEFEDARRSLAEQLGVDPSAALAAIHLAVLRGDESAAAPRGGGSSAVPPTTEQALPSQLTTFVGREEELTRVRALLGERRLVTLTGPGGAGKTRLAIEAAGCSDGEVCLVELAGLADGSDVPQAVLSALGLRDAGLRAPAEPGRQTTDRLVEALAARRLLLVLDNCEHVIADAARLAARLLGACPALRVLATSREPLGLAGEALCQLSGLTLPPPDASTEEADEYAAVSLFVQRAVDVAPDFTVTPANVDVVLRICRTLDGLPLAIELAAARLRALPVAEVAARLDDRFRLLSMGSRAASPRHRTLRAVVEWSWDLLDDAERTLARRLTVFAGGATLAAAGRVSGLSSGEFVDALSGLADKSFVELTGGRYRMLETVRAFCAERLAEAGEADELRRAHTAYFLEFAWTASDHLRQAEQLHWLRRLDAERDNLHAALRRATAAGDASDAAGLVAALSFYWWLRGMRGEAARLAAGVLDLLGDEAPPGLSEEFVLCVYNTSLAGAGHLPSLGTQRSVIRSLDRPPRQPFLLYLSGISTGPPSGGAEHVEELMRELRQLVGPDAWINALGAMGSGSALMWSSQWDRARTALVAALDGFRSTGDRWGCMITLGALGELAAREGDPATAGAHMDEAMGLAEALESAVDQADMLRTRGEIRLRAGDLTGARDDFAGALHLAQRSGAPEFVASARLGLAQVARLRGDLVAARRFCEEALVGGLTGWYVGEATRSEIILVLEEITEAERAGAVSRSGAPPSAGGA, from the coding sequence ATGCGTTTCCGCGTCCTGGGGCCCACCCAGGTGCTGCTGGCCGACGGGCGTGAGATCGCCGTGGGCGGTCCACGGCTGCGCGCGCTGCTGGCGCTCCTGCTGCTCGACGCGGGCCGGGTGGTGTCCGCCGAGCGCCTGATCGACGGCCTGTACGGCGAGCACCCGCCACGGGGCGCCGCCAACGCGCTCCAGTCCCTGGTGTCGCGCCTGCGTCAGGCGCTGCCCGCCGAGCACACGCCTGTCGAGTTCCACCCGGCCGGCTACCGCCTCGCCGTGGATCCCGAGGACGTCGACGCGTACCGGTTCGAGCGGCTCGCCGAGGCGGGGCGTCGCGCGCTCGCCGGCGCTGACTGGCCCCGCGCGTCGACCGTGTTGCACGAGGCGCTGGAGCTGTGGCGTGGTCCCGCCCTGGCCGACGTCATCGACGTGGCAGGCGTACCCGCTCGGGCGGCCCGGCTGGACGAGCTGCGGCTGGCCGCCACCGAGGATCGGATCGAGGCGGAGCTGGCGCTGGGCGGGCACGCGGAACTGGTTGCGGAGCTGCGGCAACTGGTCGTGGCGCATCCGCTTCGGGAGCGCCCGCGAGGCCACCTCATGCGCGCACTGTCCGCGCAGGGCAGGACGGCCGAGGCGCTGGCCGAGTTCGAGGACGCTCGGCGCAGCCTGGCCGAGCAGCTCGGGGTCGACCCGTCGGCGGCGCTGGCCGCGATTCACCTGGCCGTGCTGCGTGGCGACGAGAGCGCCGCCGCGCCCCGCGGCGGAGGCAGCTCCGCCGTGCCCCCGACGACCGAGCAGGCGCTGCCGAGCCAGCTCACCACCTTCGTCGGGCGGGAGGAGGAGCTCACGCGCGTACGCGCGTTGCTCGGCGAGCGCAGGCTTGTCACCCTCACCGGCCCAGGGGGAGCGGGCAAGACCCGGTTGGCCATCGAGGCGGCAGGCTGCTCGGACGGCGAGGTCTGTCTGGTCGAGCTGGCCGGGCTGGCCGACGGGTCGGACGTACCGCAGGCGGTACTGAGCGCGCTCGGTCTGCGTGACGCGGGCCTGCGGGCCCCGGCCGAGCCGGGCCGGCAGACCACCGACCGACTGGTCGAGGCGCTTGCCGCGCGGCGGTTGCTGCTCGTGCTCGACAACTGCGAGCACGTCATCGCCGACGCGGCCCGGCTCGCCGCACGACTGCTGGGCGCGTGCCCGGCGCTGCGGGTGCTCGCCACGAGTCGCGAGCCGCTCGGGCTGGCCGGCGAGGCGTTGTGTCAGTTGTCCGGGCTCACCCTGCCGCCACCGGACGCGTCGACGGAGGAGGCCGACGAGTACGCGGCGGTAAGCCTCTTCGTCCAACGGGCCGTCGACGTCGCACCCGACTTCACCGTCACGCCGGCCAACGTCGACGTGGTGCTGCGGATCTGCCGTACCCTCGACGGCTTGCCGTTGGCGATCGAGCTGGCCGCCGCGCGGCTGCGGGCGTTGCCCGTCGCCGAGGTGGCCGCCCGTCTCGACGACCGGTTCCGATTGCTGTCCATGGGCAGCCGGGCCGCGTCGCCCCGACACCGCACGCTCCGGGCCGTGGTCGAGTGGAGCTGGGACCTGCTCGACGATGCCGAGCGCACACTGGCCCGCCGGCTCACCGTCTTCGCGGGCGGCGCGACGCTGGCGGCCGCCGGGCGGGTCTCCGGCCTGTCCAGCGGCGAGTTCGTCGACGCGCTCAGTGGTCTGGCCGACAAGTCCTTCGTGGAGCTGACCGGCGGCCGTTACCGGATGCTGGAGACGGTGCGTGCCTTCTGCGCGGAGCGTCTCGCCGAGGCCGGCGAGGCCGACGAACTGCGCCGCGCGCACACCGCGTACTTCCTGGAGTTCGCCTGGACCGCGAGCGACCACCTCCGGCAGGCCGAACAGTTGCACTGGTTGCGACGGCTCGACGCCGAGCGGGACAACCTGCACGCCGCGCTGCGCCGTGCCACCGCGGCCGGCGACGCGTCCGACGCGGCCGGGCTGGTCGCGGCCCTGTCCTTCTACTGGTGGCTGCGGGGCATGCGCGGGGAGGCGGCTCGGCTGGCCGCGGGCGTGCTCGACCTGCTGGGGGACGAAGCGCCGCCGGGGCTGAGCGAGGAGTTCGTGCTCTGCGTCTACAACACCTCACTTGCCGGCGCCGGCCACCTGCCGTCGCTCGGCACGCAGCGGTCGGTGATCCGCAGCCTCGACCGGCCACCTCGACAACCGTTCCTGCTGTACCTGTCGGGGATCTCGACGGGGCCGCCGTCCGGCGGGGCCGAGCACGTCGAGGAGCTGATGCGGGAGCTGCGGCAACTGGTCGGCCCGGACGCCTGGATCAACGCGCTCGGCGCGATGGGTAGCGGCTCGGCGCTGATGTGGAGTAGTCAGTGGGACCGGGCCAGGACCGCGCTGGTCGCCGCGCTCGACGGCTTCCGGAGCACGGGGGACCGGTGGGGCTGCATGATCACGCTCGGTGCGCTCGGTGAGCTGGCTGCCCGGGAGGGTGACCCGGCGACGGCGGGCGCCCACATGGACGAGGCCATGGGGCTGGCCGAGGCGCTCGAGTCGGCGGTCGACCAGGCCGACATGCTGCGGACCAGGGGCGAGATCCGGCTGCGGGCCGGTGACCTCACCGGGGCGCGGGACGACTTCGCCGGTGCGCTGCACCTGGCGCAGCGCAGCGGCGCACCCGAGTTCGTGGCCAGTGCCCGCCTCGGCCTCGCCCAGGTGGCCCGGCTGCGCGGCGACCTCGTCGCGGCGCGACGCTTCTGCGAGGAGGCGTTGGTGGGTGGGCTCACCGGCTGGTACGTCGGCGAGGCGACGCGTTCGGAGATCATCCTGGTCCTCGAAGAGATCACCGAGGCGGAGCGGGCCGGAGCCGTGAGCCGGTCCGGTGCGCCGCCGTCAGCGGGCGGTGCGTGA
- a CDS encoding NAD-binding protein, whose protein sequence is MAEPWRDRARRAVEWNWRLRAAGDPRPHYVICGQDALAYYVVRAMLESDLPTGGVRVTVVLPERYRRNGPDVAGLRGVRVVRSERLDVATFEAAGLAGATGLALLHQDDVGNLHAALCAQAVDQRVRQVLRMFNGTLADGVRKLLKAPVEVLSDAEMAAPAFVAAALGEVDPSSFQHRDKTLRVARRADVRPQDVVCALARPDSEQGIELLPAEQAGADLVLAEATGQPPGTQVAARRLVRARRRRRPAAVLLRAVRGFATRKIGIAVMLVLALIAVLGALISRAEDVSPLEALYLTLVTTLSGADPDTDKAADAQIMQVVLNLAGLALIPLITAVVVDGIVNARLALHTGRLQPARAGHVVVIGLGNVGTRVMAQLREYDVEVVAIDKDPEPRGATLARQLDVPLVVGDAALPETLAAASVADCQALVVASTDDVANLEAALAARDLRDDLRVVLRLFDGDFAERVEETFALGVSRSVSYLAAPAFIGALTERAVITTIPVDRHALPVAEVPVAAGSELDGRPLELVNRDGQVRLIARTPAGGAKTIWWKDLDPRQVIFAGDRLTVVARRRGLDWLTRQCAPPAPGRVPMPSGHLDPMPRGVPTPSGAGSAGLAVGGESSTPAVLPGTPPTPTDQEIAASAPGAAHPVPTSPTPGDDAPVPPARGAGAEPTAADDDSTGAPQVRG, encoded by the coding sequence ATGGCGGAGCCGTGGCGGGACCGGGCGCGACGGGCAGTCGAGTGGAACTGGCGGCTCCGCGCCGCAGGCGATCCGCGTCCGCACTACGTGATCTGCGGCCAGGACGCGCTCGCCTACTACGTGGTCCGCGCGATGCTCGAATCCGACCTTCCGACCGGCGGCGTCCGGGTGACGGTCGTGCTGCCGGAGCGCTACCGCCGCAACGGGCCGGACGTGGCCGGGCTGCGCGGGGTCCGCGTGGTCCGCTCGGAGCGCCTGGACGTGGCGACCTTCGAGGCCGCCGGGCTGGCCGGGGCGACCGGCCTGGCCCTGCTGCACCAGGACGACGTCGGCAACCTGCACGCCGCTCTCTGCGCCCAGGCCGTCGACCAGCGGGTCCGTCAGGTGCTGCGGATGTTCAACGGCACCCTCGCCGACGGCGTACGCAAGCTGCTCAAGGCGCCCGTCGAGGTGCTCTCCGACGCCGAGATGGCCGCGCCGGCGTTCGTGGCCGCCGCGCTCGGCGAGGTCGACCCCAGCTCCTTCCAACACCGGGACAAGACGTTGCGGGTGGCGCGGCGTGCCGACGTCCGACCGCAGGACGTGGTGTGCGCGCTGGCTCGCCCCGACTCGGAGCAGGGGATAGAGCTGCTGCCTGCCGAACAGGCCGGCGCCGACCTGGTGCTCGCCGAGGCGACAGGTCAACCGCCGGGCACGCAGGTCGCCGCCAGGCGTCTGGTCCGGGCGCGCCGCCGCCGACGTCCGGCCGCGGTACTGCTGCGGGCCGTACGCGGCTTCGCCACCCGCAAGATCGGCATTGCGGTGATGCTGGTGCTCGCGTTGATCGCGGTGCTCGGCGCGCTGATCTCCCGCGCCGAGGACGTCTCGCCGCTGGAGGCGCTCTATCTGACGCTTGTCACCACACTCAGCGGCGCCGACCCGGACACCGACAAGGCGGCCGACGCACAGATCATGCAGGTGGTGCTCAACCTGGCTGGGCTGGCGCTGATCCCGCTGATCACCGCGGTCGTCGTGGACGGCATCGTCAACGCCCGACTGGCCCTGCACACCGGCCGTCTGCAACCGGCCCGCGCCGGGCACGTGGTGGTGATCGGCCTGGGTAACGTCGGCACCCGGGTGATGGCGCAACTCCGCGAGTACGACGTCGAGGTCGTGGCGATCGACAAGGATCCGGAGCCGCGCGGGGCGACCCTGGCCCGCCAGTTGGACGTGCCGCTTGTCGTCGGCGACGCCGCCCTGCCCGAGACCCTGGCCGCCGCGTCGGTGGCCGACTGTCAGGCGCTTGTGGTGGCGTCCACCGACGACGTCGCCAACCTGGAGGCCGCGCTTGCCGCGCGCGACCTCCGCGACGACCTGCGGGTGGTGCTGCGGCTCTTCGACGGTGACTTCGCCGAACGGGTGGAGGAGACCTTCGCGCTCGGGGTGTCCCGATCGGTCTCCTACCTGGCCGCGCCGGCCTTCATCGGCGCCCTCACCGAACGCGCGGTGATCACCACGATTCCGGTCGACAGGCACGCGCTGCCGGTCGCCGAGGTGCCGGTCGCCGCCGGCTCCGAGCTGGACGGTCGACCCCTGGAGCTGGTCAACCGGGACGGGCAGGTCCGGCTGATCGCCCGGACCCCGGCCGGCGGCGCGAAGACGATCTGGTGGAAGGACCTCGACCCACGGCAGGTGATCTTCGCCGGGGACCGGCTCACAGTTGTCGCCCGCCGGCGCGGCCTGGACTGGCTGACCAGGCAGTGCGCCCCGCCCGCCCCGGGCAGGGTCCCCATGCCATCGGGTCACCTCGATCCGATGCCCCGGGGCGTGCCCACCCCGTCCGGCGCCGGCTCGGCTGGTCTCGCCGTCGGCGGGGAGTCGTCCACGCCAGCGGTGCTTCCGGGGACGCCGCCGACGCCCACCGATCAGGAGATCGCCGCCTCGGCCCCCGGCGCGGCCCATCCGGTGCCGACCTCGCCGACGCCGGGCGACGACGCTCCGGTGCCTCCGGCCCGAGGCGCGGGGGCCGAGCCGACAGCGGCGGACGACGACTCGACAGGTGCTCCCCAGGTACGTGGTTGA